In Prosthecochloris sp. GSB1, the following proteins share a genomic window:
- the elbB gene encoding isoprenoid biosynthesis glyoxalase ElbB, whose protein sequence is MKKIGVLLSGCGVMDGSEIHEAVLTLLAIDVAGAQAVCVAPDIPQHHVVNHLTGEEMPGETRNVLVESARIARGDIKPLKEIDTLGLDALVLPGGFGAAKNLSNYAFRGEEFEILPEVADVVGSFYKAGKPLGFICISPVIAAKVLAKEGVEVTIGKDKKTAGHIGTLGAKHVNCQVSNIHASLGGKVVSTPAYMLGPTIREVAKGIEKLVNAVIALA, encoded by the coding sequence ATGAAAAAAATAGGCGTACTTCTTTCGGGCTGCGGGGTCATGGACGGCTCTGAAATCCATGAAGCGGTGCTCACGCTTCTTGCCATCGACGTTGCCGGCGCACAGGCGGTCTGCGTGGCCCCCGATATCCCGCAGCATCATGTCGTCAACCACCTGACAGGCGAGGAGATGCCCGGCGAAACCCGAAACGTGCTCGTCGAATCGGCCCGCATCGCCAGGGGCGACATCAAGCCATTGAAAGAAATCGACACCCTCGGCCTCGACGCCCTGGTGCTGCCGGGAGGGTTCGGGGCGGCGAAAAACCTCTCGAACTACGCCTTCAGGGGCGAAGAGTTCGAGATTCTTCCAGAGGTAGCCGACGTCGTCGGCTCGTTCTACAAGGCGGGCAAACCGCTGGGATTCATCTGCATCTCGCCGGTCATCGCGGCGAAAGTGCTCGCGAAGGAAGGCGTCGAGGTCACGATCGGCAAGGATAAAAAAACCGCCGGGCATATCGGAACGCTTGGCGCGAAACATGTCAACTGCCAGGTCAGCAACATCCACGCGAGCCTCGGAGGCAAGGTGGTGAGCACCCCGGCCTACATGCTCGGCCCGACGATCAGGGAAGTCGCAAAAGGTATCGAAAAGCTGGTCAACGCCGTGATCGCGCTGGCGTGA
- a CDS encoding methyltransferase family protein yields MQAEPAKNNASRGVHLAAIQFLLVGAFVLSPEWRPHPLPEPAAANLIPRLVLLKLCGIMAMVLGALGSFKIRKYLTPLPYPVEHNRLVTTGIYGLVRHPLYASQLLAAFGWICYTLSLSHLLLLAAAFLFFSFKAGKEERWLTERHPEYSDYARRVKKFIPWVY; encoded by the coding sequence ATGCAAGCTGAACCGGCAAAAAACAACGCATCCAGGGGGGTGCACCTTGCCGCGATCCAGTTCCTGCTTGTCGGCGCGTTCGTTCTTTCTCCCGAGTGGCGTCCCCACCCGCTGCCGGAGCCCGCTGCGGCCAACCTCATCCCCCGTCTCGTGCTGCTCAAGCTCTGCGGAATAATGGCCATGGTGCTCGGCGCGCTGGGGTCGTTCAAAATCAGGAAATACCTTACGCCCCTCCCCTATCCTGTCGAACACAACCGACTGGTCACCACCGGAATCTACGGCCTTGTACGCCATCCGCTCTACGCAAGTCAACTCCTCGCCGCTTTCGGCTGGATCTGCTACACCTTAAGCCTCTCCCATCTCCTGCTCCTCGCGGCGGCGTTCCTCTTCTTCTCATTCAAGGCAGGCAAGGAAGAGCGGTGGCTCACCGAACGCCACCCCGAATACAGTGACTACGCCAGACGGGTGAAAAAGTTCATCCCGTGGGTTTATTAG
- a CDS encoding lysophospholipid acyltransferase family protein, with product MSLLQSIGQPLLPPLVRALVSTLDIRVANPDIAVAGERGIIYAFWHGKMLCGWLLSKKLFPEKTIVAVVSLSKDGQLLSRTLSRLGFGLIRGSSSRGGEEVKRSMIEETEKGNIVALTPDGPRGPLHAFKYGTLRLASEHRLPLVFAEISYEKALRLKSWDRFEIPRPFSAVDVTLHSIEPPLFRNSEEVAVFEKRLSKHLGNDC from the coding sequence ATGTCACTCTTGCAATCCATCGGCCAACCGCTGCTCCCTCCTCTCGTCAGGGCCCTGGTGTCGACGCTCGACATCCGCGTCGCCAACCCTGACATTGCCGTCGCCGGTGAACGTGGAATCATCTACGCTTTCTGGCACGGCAAGATGCTCTGCGGATGGCTCCTTTCGAAAAAACTCTTTCCGGAAAAGACGATCGTCGCCGTCGTAAGCCTCTCGAAGGACGGACAACTGCTTTCCCGGACTCTCTCGAGACTCGGCTTCGGGTTGATCAGGGGGTCGAGTTCGCGCGGCGGAGAGGAGGTGAAGCGTTCGATGATCGAAGAAACCGAAAAAGGAAACATCGTAGCCCTTACCCCGGACGGGCCGAGAGGACCGCTGCACGCCTTTAAATACGGCACGCTTCGCCTCGCGTCCGAACACCGCCTGCCGCTGGTTTTTGCTGAAATCAGCTACGAAAAAGCGCTCAGGCTCAAAAGCTGGGACCGCTTCGAAATCCCCCGCCCTTTCAGCGCCGTCGACGTCACCCTTCATAGCATAGAGCCTCCGCTGTTCAGAAACAGCGAGGAAGTGGCCGTTTTCGAGAAACGACTCTCAAAACACCTGGGCAATGACTGCTGA
- the lpxK gene encoding tetraacyldisaccharide 4'-kinase, producing MTAELKRIPLLCAAALYGAVVRGRNLLFDLGIRKSTETTLPVVSVGNITAGGTGKTPLVDLIAKYYAARGVKTAILSRGYGRSTKGARLVSDGGAVLLGSREAGDETAMLAHRNSGTPVVVAEKRTVGMALIAERFANDPPDIVILDDGFQHRQLARTLDIVVVNASRPLFDDRMLPAGRLREPTGNLRRADLIVLGKLNRPDEADRLAKKLSLFGKPLIRTGMENGEPVLFAGPDPGRIPECVVALAGIGEPESFVRSLEKAGMKTVSKALYPDHAEFPLTAMKLLAEEAAGKKLAIVTTEKDYFRILGNPALPGILSRAPCYYLPVNTVIFEGKELLERMLDDVLLS from the coding sequence ATGACTGCTGAACTGAAACGGATCCCGCTCCTCTGCGCGGCCGCGCTCTACGGCGCGGTCGTCAGGGGCAGGAATCTGCTCTTCGATTTGGGAATCCGCAAGAGCACGGAAACGACCCTGCCGGTCGTTTCGGTCGGCAACATCACCGCCGGCGGAACTGGCAAGACGCCCCTCGTTGACCTCATTGCGAAATATTACGCAGCCAGAGGCGTCAAAACGGCAATTCTCTCTCGCGGCTACGGCAGGTCGACGAAAGGGGCACGTCTTGTTTCAGACGGCGGCGCGGTGCTGCTCGGCAGCCGCGAAGCCGGGGACGAAACGGCGATGCTCGCGCACCGCAATTCCGGCACGCCGGTCGTCGTGGCCGAAAAAAGAACCGTAGGCATGGCGCTCATCGCCGAACGGTTTGCGAACGATCCGCCGGACATCGTCATTCTCGACGACGGCTTTCAGCACCGACAGTTGGCAAGAACGCTCGACATCGTGGTCGTCAACGCCTCCCGGCCACTGTTCGACGACCGCATGCTGCCCGCGGGACGGCTGCGCGAGCCGACCGGAAACTTGCGCCGCGCCGACCTTATCGTTCTCGGCAAGCTGAATCGGCCCGACGAGGCCGACAGGCTGGCGAAAAAACTCTCACTGTTCGGTAAGCCGCTGATCAGGACAGGAATGGAGAACGGAGAGCCGGTGCTTTTCGCGGGCCCGGATCCGGGCCGCATACCAGAATGCGTTGTCGCGCTTGCGGGCATCGGCGAACCGGAAAGCTTCGTGCGCTCGCTGGAAAAAGCCGGAATGAAAACGGTATCGAAAGCGTTGTACCCGGACCATGCGGAATTTCCCTTGACAGCGATGAAACTGCTTGCGGAAGAGGCCGCCGGCAAAAAGCTGGCGATCGTCACGACGGAAAAGGATTATTTCCGGATACTCGGCAATCCGGCTCTGCCGGGCATCCTTTCACGCGCGCCCTGTTACTACCTGCCGGTGAACACGGTTATTTTCGAGGGAAAGGAACTGCTCGAACGCATGCTCGACGACGTCTTGCTGTCCTGA
- the ppdK gene encoding pyruvate, phosphate dikinase gives MPTSQLNIQAQSGKQYIYSFAGGSADGDASMKNLLGGKGANLAEMANIGLPVPPGFTISTEVCTYLYDKGKSYPEGLFDKDIPEALKKVETELGKRFGDPDDPLLLSVRSGARASMPGMMDTILNLGLNEKTVEGLAEKSGNPRFAWDCYRRFIQMYGDVVLGLRPADSKHIDPFEEILEKWKNALGVRLDTELDAGDLREIVNAYKAAIREHTGKPFPEDPHEQLRGAIGAVFESWNNERAIVYRKLNHIPGYWGTACNVQAMVFGNMGEASGTGVAFTRDAASGENVFYGEYLMNAQGEDVVAGTRTPLKIARLEKENPDIYRQLDDIRTRLEQHYRDMMDIEFTIENGKLFMLQCRVGKRTGLAAIRIAYDMCMEGLIDEKEALRRIEPEQLNQLLRPVFDLGEKQAAIDRGRLLATGLNAGPGAATGNFYFTAAAAEDARNRGEQVILVRIETSPEDIKGMSLAEGILTERGGMTSHAALVARQMGKVCVAGCGSLQIDYKKGELRIEGKDIVLKEGDALSLDGATGEVIAGEIRTRNSEVIAVLADETLAPEDAPVWKIFDQFMRWSDKYRTLQVRANADQPDQAELAVRLGGEGIGLCRTEHMFFGGDRIDAMREMILADDATGRRLALEKLLPYQREDFYGLFRAMGSRPVTIRLLDPPLHEFLPQENSEIEELAGKIGKPFGEVKKRIENLHEFNPMLGLRGCRLGIIHPEIPAMQVRAIIEAACCIKKDGHDIVPEIMVPLVSTVRELEITSEIIHKIARRVMAEQETGVQYLVGTMIEVPRAAITSDEIAKAADFFSYGTNDLTQMGLGMSRDDSGQFLPAYHNYDIFDRNPFESIDIDGIGRLLKLSAKEGREVKKNLKLGICGEHGGDPASIEFCYKIGLNYVSCSPFRIPVAKLAAARCALM, from the coding sequence ATGCCAACATCGCAACTGAACATTCAGGCGCAATCCGGAAAACAGTACATCTACAGTTTCGCCGGAGGATCCGCCGACGGAGACGCATCGATGAAAAACCTTCTCGGAGGCAAGGGAGCGAACCTCGCTGAAATGGCAAACATCGGTCTTCCCGTCCCTCCGGGCTTCACGATTTCGACCGAGGTCTGCACCTATTTGTACGACAAGGGCAAGTCCTATCCCGAGGGACTCTTCGACAAGGATATTCCCGAAGCCCTGAAAAAGGTCGAAACCGAACTGGGCAAACGGTTCGGCGACCCTGATGATCCCCTGCTGCTCTCGGTGCGCTCGGGTGCGAGGGCGTCCATGCCTGGCATGATGGACACAATCCTCAATCTCGGACTCAACGAAAAAACCGTGGAAGGCCTTGCCGAGAAATCCGGCAATCCACGTTTCGCCTGGGACTGCTATCGACGTTTCATTCAGATGTACGGCGATGTCGTGCTCGGCCTGAGGCCGGCCGACAGCAAACATATCGATCCTTTCGAGGAGATTCTGGAAAAATGGAAGAACGCCCTTGGCGTCAGGCTCGATACCGAGCTCGATGCAGGAGACCTTCGCGAAATAGTCAACGCCTACAAGGCCGCCATCAGGGAACATACCGGGAAGCCGTTCCCCGAAGACCCTCATGAACAGCTCCGTGGAGCGATCGGCGCGGTATTCGAAAGCTGGAACAACGAACGTGCGATCGTCTACCGCAAGCTGAACCATATCCCCGGCTACTGGGGAACGGCCTGCAACGTACAGGCGATGGTGTTCGGCAACATGGGCGAAGCCTCCGGAACGGGAGTGGCCTTCACGCGGGACGCAGCCTCCGGCGAAAACGTTTTCTACGGCGAGTACCTGATGAACGCCCAGGGAGAAGACGTCGTCGCCGGCACGAGAACCCCGCTCAAGATAGCCCGGCTCGAAAAGGAAAACCCGGACATCTACCGCCAGCTCGACGATATCCGAACGCGCCTCGAACAGCACTACCGCGACATGATGGATATAGAATTCACCATCGAGAACGGCAAACTCTTCATGCTGCAGTGCAGGGTCGGCAAACGCACCGGCCTTGCGGCTATCAGGATCGCCTACGACATGTGCATGGAAGGGCTGATCGACGAGAAAGAAGCCCTGCGACGTATCGAACCCGAACAGCTCAACCAGTTGTTGCGGCCGGTGTTCGATCTCGGCGAAAAACAGGCGGCGATCGACCGGGGCAGGCTGCTGGCCACCGGTCTCAACGCGGGTCCCGGCGCGGCGACCGGCAATTTCTATTTCACGGCCGCTGCCGCGGAGGATGCACGAAACCGCGGCGAACAGGTTATTCTCGTCAGGATCGAAACCTCCCCCGAGGACATCAAGGGCATGTCACTCGCCGAAGGCATCCTGACCGAACGGGGCGGGATGACCTCGCACGCCGCCCTGGTAGCCCGTCAGATGGGGAAAGTCTGCGTAGCCGGCTGCGGCTCGCTCCAGATCGATTACAAGAAAGGTGAGCTGCGCATCGAGGGAAAGGATATCGTGCTGAAGGAAGGTGACGCCCTCTCTCTCGACGGCGCGACCGGCGAAGTGATCGCCGGAGAAATCCGGACAAGGAACTCGGAAGTGATCGCGGTGCTTGCCGACGAAACGCTCGCTCCCGAGGATGCTCCCGTATGGAAAATTTTCGATCAGTTCATGCGATGGTCCGACAAATACCGCACGCTGCAGGTCCGTGCGAACGCCGACCAGCCCGACCAGGCGGAACTCGCCGTCAGACTCGGCGGCGAAGGCATCGGCCTCTGCCGCACGGAGCACATGTTCTTCGGGGGTGACCGCATAGACGCCATGCGGGAAATGATCCTGGCGGACGACGCGACCGGCCGCAGGCTGGCGCTCGAAAAGCTGCTGCCTTACCAGCGCGAGGACTTCTACGGGCTGTTCAGGGCCATGGGTTCACGGCCCGTCACGATACGGCTGCTCGACCCCCCGCTACACGAGTTCCTGCCCCAGGAGAACAGTGAAATAGAGGAACTCGCCGGAAAGATCGGCAAACCGTTCGGCGAAGTGAAAAAACGCATCGAGAACCTGCACGAATTCAATCCGATGCTCGGCCTGCGCGGCTGCCGACTGGGCATCATCCACCCTGAAATTCCCGCGATGCAGGTACGGGCCATCATCGAAGCCGCCTGCTGCATCAAGAAGGATGGGCATGACATCGTTCCCGAAATCATGGTTCCGCTGGTCAGCACGGTCAGGGAACTGGAAATCACGAGCGAAATAATCCACAAGATCGCCCGTCGCGTCATGGCCGAGCAGGAGACCGGCGTGCAATATCTCGTCGGAACCATGATAGAGGTGCCGAGAGCCGCTATCACCTCGGATGAAATCGCCAAGGCCGCGGATTTCTTCAGCTACGGCACCAACGACCTCACACAGATGGGCCTTGGCATGAGCCGCGACGATTCGGGACAGTTTCTGCCCGCTTATCACAACTACGACATCTTCGACCGCAACCCGTTCGAGTCGATCGACATCGACGGCATCGGCCGCCTGCTGAAACTTTCGGCGAAGGAAGGCCGGGAGGTCAAGAAAAACCTCAAGCTCGGCATCTGCGGCGAACACGGCGGAGATCCGGCCTCGATTGAATTCTGCTACAAGATCGGCCTGAACTACGTCTCCTGCAGCCCGTTCAGGATCCCCGTCGCGAAACTCGCCGCAGCGCGCTGCGCGCTGATGTGA
- a CDS encoding fibrobacter succinogenes major paralogous domain-containing protein, translated as MISKSRSLFACLLTMLFFSGLLACNAPSERGGTVTLAGSEWMTANLDVDRYRNGDPVRHASTEEEWQDAISKEEGAWCHYDNDEGNAGRYGRLYNWYAVNDPRGLAPEGWHVPSDAQWQALADSLGGDGKAGGVLRDREGFNAVPAGSRNCLGMFFGRGKYAYFWTASEAGDYEAWDREVSTTGDEVRRIKVNKSIGFSVRCVKD; from the coding sequence ATGATTTCGAAAAGTCGCTCCCTGTTCGCCTGTCTTCTGACGATGCTTTTTTTTTCAGGTCTTTTGGCCTGTAACGCTCCTTCTGAAAGAGGCGGGACGGTTACACTCGCCGGAAGCGAATGGATGACCGCGAATCTCGACGTGGATCGTTACCGAAACGGCGATCCCGTTCGCCATGCCTCCACTGAGGAGGAGTGGCAGGATGCCATCTCGAAAGAGGAGGGGGCCTGGTGCCATTACGATAACGACGAAGGGAACGCCGGAAGATACGGGCGGCTTTACAATTGGTATGCGGTCAACGATCCGAGAGGTCTCGCGCCCGAAGGCTGGCACGTGCCTTCGGACGCACAATGGCAGGCGCTGGCGGATTCCCTGGGGGGAGACGGCAAGGCGGGCGGCGTTCTCAGGGACAGGGAAGGGTTCAATGCCGTGCCTGCCGGAAGCCGCAACTGCCTGGGAATGTTCTTCGGCAGGGGGAAATACGCCTACTTCTGGACCGCTTCGGAAGCGGGTGACTACGAGGCCTGGGACCGGGAGGTGAGCACGACCGGCGACGAGGTGCGCAGGATAAAGGTCAACAAGAGTATCGGTTTTTCAGTGCGTTGCGTGAAGGACTGA
- a CDS encoding NAD-dependent deacylase, with product METLDLSGYRHIVFFTGAGMSAESGVPTYRGKGGTRGSYSIGEYACQEAFERVPEKVLGFHEKRRRFVLDCEPHEGHRVIAGMADAAVVTQNIDGMHQRAGSRNVIELHGSLWRLRCDACGFRKEDYGGTYETLQCGCGAWLRPGITWFGDVLDASVMNRAAEVISSCDLFVGIGTSGVVWPAAGFPAFAHESGAYCIEINPEPSGAASYDRVIEGTAGEVLPQLFGGR from the coding sequence ATGGAAACGCTCGACCTCTCCGGATATCGTCATATCGTTTTCTTCACCGGCGCGGGCATGTCCGCCGAGAGCGGCGTGCCGACCTACCGGGGAAAGGGAGGAACCCGGGGTTCTTACAGTATCGGGGAATACGCCTGCCAGGAGGCCTTCGAACGCGTCCCCGAAAAGGTGCTCGGCTTTCATGAAAAGCGCCGCCGTTTTGTGCTCGACTGCGAACCGCACGAGGGGCATCGGGTAATCGCCGGGATGGCGGATGCCGCAGTGGTGACGCAGAATATCGACGGCATGCACCAGCGGGCGGGTTCCCGTAACGTCATAGAGCTGCACGGCAGCCTCTGGCGTCTGCGTTGCGACGCCTGCGGTTTCCGGAAGGAGGATTACGGCGGGACATACGAGACGCTCCAGTGCGGATGCGGCGCATGGCTGCGCCCCGGCATCACCTGGTTCGGCGACGTGCTCGATGCATCCGTTATGAACAGGGCGGCCGAAGTCATCTCCTCGTGCGACCTTTTCGTTGGCATCGGGACCTCCGGCGTCGTCTGGCCCGCCGCAGGCTTTCCGGCGTTCGCCCACGAGTCCGGGGCGTACTGCATCGAGATCAACCCGGAACCGTCAGGTGCGGCAAGCTACGACCGGGTGATCGAGGGGACCGCGGGTGAGGTGCTGCCGCAACTGTTTGGCGGTCGTTGA
- a CDS encoding YncE family protein has protein sequence MAERVLKFYRTGAWPFPYKTTGRDTALTACLHKGEPSLAFLTQTEHEDDFVFLRLDGKQPEEIGRFRSPLNHWRISGIAYERHGNRLWVAEGSGTPHQHADEIVAIDADSGALLETVRVPLLDSHALAFNGMYFVRSDGKVLEMLTRGGAVLATLEVPIGSNCRGLSAAPWTYIASDTESNRLTVISLFGQIVAVCPEPPGYAGGIEAVAFDNIRDFSTVPQVEAEDRLTGEPDTPWDPEPWNFRHRVYLANQKDQTIYFGYFYE, from the coding sequence ATGGCGGAACGGGTACTGAAGTTTTACCGGACGGGAGCATGGCCGTTTCCTTATAAAACGACCGGTCGGGATACGGCCCTGACGGCCTGTCTGCACAAGGGAGAACCGTCGCTTGCCTTTCTGACTCAGACTGAGCACGAGGACGATTTCGTCTTTCTTCGCCTCGACGGCAAACAACCTGAAGAGATCGGCCGGTTCCGTTCTCCTCTCAACCACTGGCGGATAAGCGGCATTGCCTACGAGCGGCACGGAAACCGCCTGTGGGTCGCGGAGGGATCGGGAACTCCCCATCAGCATGCCGACGAGATCGTCGCGATCGACGCCGATTCCGGCGCGCTGCTGGAGACGGTCAGGGTTCCGCTCCTCGACAGTCATGCCCTGGCTTTCAACGGCATGTATTTCGTTCGTTCGGATGGAAAGGTTCTCGAAATGCTCACTCGCGGCGGCGCGGTTCTCGCGACGCTCGAGGTACCGATAGGCTCGAACTGCAGGGGACTCAGCGCCGCTCCGTGGACCTATATCGCCAGCGATACCGAATCGAACCGCCTGACGGTCATCAGCCTGTTCGGTCAGATTGTCGCAGTCTGCCCCGAACCGCCGGGCTATGCGGGGGGCATCGAAGCCGTCGCGTTCGACAATATCAGGGATTTTTCAACGGTTCCGCAGGTGGAGGCCGAAGACCGGCTGACAGGTGAACCCGATACCCCATGGGACCCGGAACCCTGGAATTTCCGTCACAGGGTGTATCTGGCGAACCAGAAGGACCAGACGATCTATTTCGGATATTTTTACGAATAA
- a CDS encoding hydrolase, with product MITTEDTVLLIIDVQGKLASLVFNSAAVEKNIVRLVKACRILGVPIICTEQYPKGLGHTVAPIRELLADEKPMEKTAFSCCADEEVFMHTLRSMKRNDVLVCGIETHICIYQTSVELIEYGYNVHLITDAVSSRTKENREAGIHAIEKAGALLKSSEMAIFELLKVAKGDAFREISAIVKD from the coding sequence ATGATTACCACGGAAGATACGGTTTTGCTGATCATCGACGTGCAGGGAAAGCTTGCAAGCCTCGTTTTCAATTCCGCAGCCGTCGAGAAAAACATCGTCAGGCTCGTCAAGGCGTGCCGGATTCTAGGCGTTCCAATCATATGCACCGAGCAGTATCCCAAGGGGCTCGGCCATACCGTGGCGCCGATCAGGGAGCTGCTCGCGGATGAAAAGCCGATGGAGAAAACGGCGTTCAGTTGCTGCGCGGATGAGGAGGTATTCATGCACACGCTCAGGTCCATGAAAAGAAACGACGTGCTTGTCTGCGGCATCGAAACGCATATCTGCATCTATCAGACTTCCGTCGAGCTGATTGAATACGGCTACAACGTCCATCTGATCACCGATGCCGTTTCTTCCAGGACGAAAGAAAACCGCGAAGCCGGTATCCATGCGATCGAAAAAGCGGGGGCGCTGCTCAAGAGCAGCGAAATGGCGATATTCGAGCTCTTGAAGGTCGCGAAGGGAGACGCTTTCCGGGAGATTTCCGCTATCGTCAAGGACTGA
- a CDS encoding ABC transporter permease — MEAVLLFLMQALRIAVPYTLTSVGATFSERGGVVNLALEGLILAGAFGAAVGQHFSGSAFLGVLLGVALGLLVALLHAFVTVSLKADQIVTGIAINILVMGATRFGLTLLFGSSMNSERIDGIAAATVFQDPIFLMAVASVAMGHFVLFRTPFGLRLRATGESAETVDAAGVSVVRMRYAGVLISGMLAALGGVFLAFQQHSFTDGMSAGRGYIALAAMIIGKWTPVGAALASLLFAGAESLELWLQTGFLPTQFVQALPYLITLFVLAGFVGRSRAPKEAGVPYEK, encoded by the coding sequence ATGGAAGCCGTACTATTATTTCTCATGCAGGCGCTGCGCATTGCGGTGCCTTATACGCTTACGTCTGTCGGCGCTACCTTTTCGGAGCGGGGCGGAGTCGTCAACCTCGCGCTCGAGGGATTGATCCTGGCTGGCGCCTTCGGCGCGGCCGTGGGGCAGCATTTTTCCGGATCGGCCTTTCTCGGGGTACTGCTGGGCGTTGCGCTCGGGCTGTTGGTCGCTCTCCTGCATGCATTCGTCACCGTTTCTCTCAAGGCGGACCAGATCGTTACCGGCATCGCGATAAACATTCTGGTCATGGGCGCGACGCGTTTCGGCCTTACCCTTCTCTTCGGCAGCTCCATGAACTCGGAACGCATTGACGGCATCGCGGCCGCAACGGTTTTCCAGGACCCGATATTTCTCATGGCGGTCGCGTCAGTCGCCATGGGGCATTTCGTGCTGTTCAGGACTCCTTTCGGGCTCCGTTTGCGCGCTACGGGCGAGAGCGCTGAAACCGTCGATGCGGCAGGCGTCAGCGTTGTCCGCATGCGGTATGCGGGAGTGCTGATTTCCGGAATGCTCGCCGCTCTCGGGGGCGTTTTTCTCGCATTCCAGCAGCACAGTTTCACGGACGGCATGTCGGCCGGAAGAGGGTATATCGCGCTGGCGGCCATGATCATCGGCAAGTGGACTCCCGTTGGAGCGGCGCTTGCGAGCCTCCTCTTCGCGGGAGCGGAGTCGCTCGAACTTTGGCTGCAGACCGGTTTCCTGCCGACGCAGTTCGTTCAGGCCCTGCCCTATCTCATCACGCTCTTCGTGCTCGCCGGGTTCGTCGGCAGGTCGCGCGCCCCGAAAGAGGCCGGCGTGCCGTATGAGAAATGA